The Methanobrevibacter millerae genome window below encodes:
- a CDS encoding TrmJ/YjtD family RNA methyltransferase, whose product MGDAAVSEEKVVEATPIAQPEKEEKTEKKSTSTKKAKSRGQSLAIKELQQTKSDSEEELDLFKNNIYIVFVECETPGNIGFLARTMANFGLRNLVLINPPTLTPEAYYQATHGKYIVENALVYPNLNDFYQSKRIDFKIASTGIAGGSYNLSRIPLKPEDLAKSINVNNKIAILFGREGDGLSNKEIEDCDICVSIPTDPTYPILNISHAAAIIFYELFKNKHEFPVEGLEESSHLEKEYLVKDMTDLINSLDIPEHKKKNGLKTFRNIINRAFITGREAHTFKGILRRLKNKIGEQ is encoded by the coding sequence ATGGGAGATGCTGCGGTAAGTGAGGAAAAGGTAGTTGAAGCCACCCCTATCGCCCAACCTGAAAAAGAAGAAAAAACCGAGAAAAAATCAACTTCAACAAAAAAGGCAAAGTCCAGAGGCCAATCTTTAGCAATAAAAGAGCTTCAGCAAACCAAAAGCGATTCCGAAGAGGAACTGGACTTGTTCAAAAATAACATTTATATTGTCTTTGTGGAGTGTGAAACTCCTGGAAATATAGGGTTTCTCGCAAGAACAATGGCAAACTTCGGATTGAGAAATCTGGTATTGATCAATCCCCCAACCCTTACGCCTGAAGCATATTATCAGGCAACGCATGGAAAATACATTGTGGAAAACGCCTTGGTTTATCCTAATTTAAATGATTTTTATCAGTCAAAAAGGATTGACTTTAAAATCGCATCAACCGGAATTGCCGGAGGCAGCTACAACCTATCAAGAATTCCATTAAAACCGGAAGATTTAGCTAAAAGCATTAACGTCAACAATAAAATCGCAATACTGTTTGGAAGAGAAGGGGACGGCCTTTCAAATAAGGAAATTGAAGACTGCGATATCTGCGTGTCCATTCCAACTGATCCCACCTATCCGATTCTCAACATTTCCCATGCGGCAGCAATAATATTCTATGAGCTGTTTAAAAACAAGCATGAATTTCCGGTTGAAGGACTTGAAGAGAGTTCTCATTTGGAAAAGGAATATCTTGTAAAGGACATGACCGATCTGATAAACAGCCTGGACATTCCGGAGCATAAAAAGAAAAATGGTTTAAAGACCTTTAGAAATATAATTAATAGGGCTTTCATTACAGGCAGGGAAGCTCATACTTTTAAAGGTATTTTAAGAAGATTGAAAAATAAGATAGGTGAACAATGA
- a CDS encoding DUF362 domain-containing protein, whose protein sequence is MRRPRFVDLSRFTLKYIFNWRFRIAEFTKKSELYKKAVEKFLFEDDEIIVIPNTISVNKKIESEGSEFLPTEIIKEVIKRCDDIVIMNSCLCRTSNNCQDYPQDIGCIFLGPTSKRIPEHIGKKASVEEALEQVDRADEAGLSHIIGRNKIDTVWMNVRPGKGLLTICHCCPCCCLWKVYPNLDDDITDKLERLDGVTVSLSEENCRMCKKCLDEVCMFNAIGLKDNKITIDHDTCRGCGLCANTCKFGAINIDYTEEAVDNIVNRLEDLIEIKEL, encoded by the coding sequence ATGAGAAGACCGAGATTTGTGGACTTAAGCCGTTTTACCCTTAAGTACATATTCAATTGGAGATTCAGGATTGCAGAGTTTACAAAAAAATCCGAATTATACAAGAAGGCAGTGGAAAAGTTCCTCTTTGAAGATGACGAGATAATCGTTATACCCAATACGATTAGCGTCAATAAGAAAATAGAATCTGAAGGGTCTGAATTTTTACCTACAGAAATCATTAAGGAAGTCATTAAACGCTGCGATGATATTGTTATAATGAATTCCTGCCTTTGCAGAACCTCAAATAACTGCCAGGATTATCCTCAAGACATAGGATGTATTTTCCTCGGTCCGACATCAAAAAGAATACCTGAACATATTGGAAAAAAGGCAAGCGTTGAAGAAGCCCTGGAGCAGGTTGACAGGGCAGATGAAGCAGGTTTAAGCCACATTATAGGCAGGAACAAAATCGATACCGTCTGGATGAATGTGCGTCCGGGAAAAGGCCTGTTGACAATATGTCATTGCTGTCCATGCTGCTGTCTGTGGAAGGTATATCCCAATTTGGATGATGACATTACCGATAAACTGGAAAGACTTGACGGAGTCACTGTCAGTCTCAGCGAAGAGAACTGCAGAATGTGTAAGAAATGTTTGGATGAAGTCTGCATGTTCAATGCCATCGGCCTGAAAGACAATAAAATTACAATCGATCATGATACTTGCAGAGGCTGCGGCCTTTGCGCAAATACATGCAAATTCGGTGCAATCAATATTGACTACACTGAAGAGGCGGTTGACAATATAGTTAACAGATTAGAAGATTTAATTGAAATAAAAGAATTATAA
- the dcd gene encoding dCTP deaminase, which produces MAILSDKDIIKYLEEGKIEIDPILDEKQIQPSSVDMRLGDEFKVFKVIRKAYIDPKDEDDISSYMEEITVPKGEAFIIHPNEFALATTAEYVKIPDDLVARVEGRSSMGRLGVTMHVTAGFIDPGFEGNITLEISNIGAMPVALYPGQRVCQIVFETMTSPAEVPYGHPSRNSKYMGQTSPESSRVKLDYELKK; this is translated from the coding sequence ATGGCTATTTTAAGTGATAAAGACATAATAAAATATTTGGAAGAAGGCAAAATTGAAATTGACCCTATTCTGGATGAAAAGCAAATACAGCCATCTTCAGTTGACATGAGATTGGGAGATGAGTTTAAGGTATTTAAAGTAATTAGAAAGGCGTATATCGATCCTAAAGATGAAGATGACATTTCCTCATACATGGAGGAAATTACGGTTCCCAAAGGAGAAGCATTCATTATTCATCCCAACGAATTTGCGCTGGCCACAACAGCAGAATACGTTAAAATTCCCGATGACCTTGTGGCTCGTGTTGAAGGCCGTTCCAGCATGGGAAGACTTGGAGTTACCATGCACGTGACCGCAGGCTTCATCGACCCGGGCTTTGAAGGAAACATTACCCTTGAAATCTCAAATATCGGCGCAATGCCTGTTGCCCTTTATCCCGGCCAGAGAGTATGTCAGATTGTTTTTGAAACAATGACATCACCTGCAGAAGTGCCTTACGGCCATCCAAGCAGGAACAGTAAATATATGGGACAGACCAGTCCTGAAAGCAGTAGAGTTAAACTTGATTACGAATTAAAAAAATGA
- the glyS gene encoding glycine--tRNA ligase, which translates to MNHDKMTNISAKRGFLWPSFEIYSGVSGFTDYGPLGASLKNNIMQKWRKQYVSGEGFYEIEGPTVMPKEVLKASGHVDNFTDPMTKCESCGEVFRADHIIEEAIGVDVESLENSEMDKIVLENNIKCPECGGDLANIWDYNLMFKTQIGAKGNKVGYMRPETAQGIFILFKRLERFFRGKLPFGVVQLGKAYRNEISPRQGVIRLREFTQAEAEIFLDPTDKTTPKFAQIENEILRLNSQEVQENDLEPLEITAREALDKGIVANEMLIYQLYLARKFLNEIGIPNDVLRFRQHLAGEMAHYALDCWDVEVKTDKYGWVEIIGIADRGDYDLSSHSEFSNDELNVFKEYDEPKKVKKTVIKPNLSKFGPVFKGDSPKVKQAIEDADPQEIISAIESDGKYVVQLDDSYEVDKDLLIIEEVEADVTGEKIIPHVIEPSFGIDRILYSVLLHSFEETDEKDYFKFAKCVAPVQVGVYPLVKKDGLPEIATEIKDSLRLAGFTVEYDESGTIGRRYARADEIGIPLAVTVDYESKDDNMVTVRDRDTEAQKRIPISEIPEYLENYYK; encoded by the coding sequence ATGAATCATGACAAAATGACAAATATAAGTGCGAAAAGAGGATTTTTATGGCCATCATTTGAAATATATTCCGGAGTATCCGGATTCACGGATTATGGCCCATTAGGAGCAAGCTTAAAAAATAACATCATGCAGAAATGGAGAAAGCAGTACGTTTCAGGAGAAGGATTCTATGAAATAGAAGGGCCTACCGTAATGCCGAAGGAAGTCCTTAAGGCATCAGGACACGTCGACAACTTCACCGATCCGATGACAAAATGTGAAAGCTGCGGAGAAGTCTTCAGGGCAGATCATATCATCGAAGAGGCAATAGGCGTTGACGTGGAAAGCCTTGAAAACAGCGAAATGGATAAAATCGTTTTAGAAAACAACATCAAGTGTCCTGAATGTGGAGGAGACCTTGCAAACATTTGGGACTACAATCTGATGTTTAAAACCCAAATCGGTGCCAAGGGAAACAAGGTAGGATACATGAGGCCTGAAACGGCACAGGGAATATTCATCCTTTTCAAACGTCTTGAAAGATTCTTCAGAGGAAAACTTCCTTTCGGAGTTGTCCAATTGGGAAAAGCCTACAGAAACGAGATTTCCCCAAGGCAGGGCGTAATCAGGCTCAGGGAATTCACTCAAGCCGAAGCCGAAATCTTTCTGGACCCTACCGACAAGACAACCCCTAAATTCGCACAGATTGAAAATGAAATCCTGAGGCTCAATTCACAGGAAGTTCAGGAAAATGACCTGGAGCCATTGGAAATCACCGCACGCGAAGCCTTGGACAAGGGAATCGTTGCCAATGAAATGTTAATCTATCAATTATACTTAGCACGTAAGTTCCTAAATGAAATCGGAATACCTAATGACGTTTTAAGGTTCCGCCAGCACCTGGCAGGGGAAATGGCTCACTACGCCCTTGACTGCTGGGACGTTGAAGTAAAAACCGACAAGTACGGATGGGTTGAAATCATCGGAATAGCGGACAGGGGAGACTATGACCTCTCTTCACACTCCGAGTTCAGTAATGACGAGCTTAACGTGTTCAAGGAATACGATGAACCTAAAAAAGTGAAAAAGACGGTCATTAAGCCAAACCTCTCAAAATTCGGACCTGTCTTTAAGGGAGATTCACCTAAAGTGAAACAGGCAATTGAAGACGCCGACCCACAGGAAATCATCTCCGCAATCGAAAGCGACGGCAAATACGTTGTCCAACTGGATGACAGCTATGAAGTGGATAAGGACCTTCTCATCATAGAGGAAGTGGAAGCCGACGTTACCGGAGAAAAGATAATTCCTCACGTAATCGAGCCTTCATTCGGTATCGACCGTATCCTCTACTCCGTCTTATTGCATTCATTTGAAGAAACCGACGAAAAGGACTATTTCAAGTTCGCCAAATGCGTCGCGCCGGTACAGGTTGGAGTTTATCCTCTCGTTAAAAAGGACGGGCTTCCTGAAATAGCTACCGAAATTAAGGACAGTTTAAGGCTGGCCGGTTTCACCGTCGAATATGATGAAAGCGGAACTATAGGAAGAAGATATGCAAGGGCTGACGAAATCGGTATCCCTCTTGCAGTAACCGTTGATTACGAGTCAAAAGACGACAACATGGTTACCGTAAGAGACAGGGACACTGAAGCCCAAAAAAGAATTCCGATAAGTGAAATACCTGAATATCTAGAAAATTATTACAAATGA
- a CDS encoding helix-turn-helix transcriptional regulator yields MIETLKTVKNYETIEKDVKFLPKSLIRLRILKMLYDYPRDMKEMNHETKFHYSAISTHIHGLELNGQVYKENNRYFLSNSMKLQMDNLLKINNLMNLLEIISPILQGHKVMSIPRDCVENIHYLDNIELIESSGFDVYKAYEFIEKSLLKAKSVNAILPFSYNEFNMLFNRLSKRIDIDLLIPEDIKDILLRNLDTSKSNLRIGYFNGDEAAPFLLICTDEKVILGFFKDDGTYDQNRLLTSEDDDCIIWGNELFKNFKKENIKMSH; encoded by the coding sequence ATGATTGAAACATTAAAAACAGTAAAAAACTATGAAACAATCGAAAAAGACGTTAAATTCCTGCCAAAATCTTTAATAAGACTTAGAATACTAAAAATGCTATATGATTATCCAAGGGATATGAAGGAAATGAATCATGAAACAAAATTCCATTACAGTGCAATATCGACTCATATTCATGGCCTTGAATTAAACGGTCAGGTATATAAGGAAAACAATCGGTATTTCCTGTCCAACTCAATGAAGCTTCAGATGGATAATCTGCTGAAAATAAATAACCTGATGAACCTTCTGGAAATCATATCTCCTATCCTGCAGGGCCATAAGGTCATGTCAATTCCTAGGGATTGCGTTGAAAACATCCATTATCTGGACAACATCGAACTGATAGAATCCAGTGGCTTTGATGTTTATAAGGCTTATGAATTCATTGAAAAATCTCTCTTGAAGGCGAAAAGCGTCAATGCGATTTTGCCTTTCTCATACAATGAATTCAACATGCTTTTCAACAGGCTCTCAAAAAGGATAGATATAGATTTGCTGATTCCTGAAGATATCAAGGACATCCTTTTAAGGAATCTGGACACCTCCAAAAGCAATTTGAGAATCGGTTATTTCAATGGCGACGAGGCAGCTCCGTTTCTGTTGATCTGCACTGATGAAAAGGTGATTTTAGGTTTCTTTAAGGATGACGGCACTTACGATCAGAATCGCTTACTGACCTCCGAGGATGATGACTGCATCATCTGGGGCAATGAGCTTTTTAAAAACTTCAAAAAGGAAAATATTAAAATGAGTCATTAA
- a CDS encoding TatD family hydrolase, translating to MIDTHIHGDSRNGEDFDKMYLSGIDVAVACAYYPYNQYDDAILLNHLMRILNYDTKRAAEYGLDLKVALGIHPTNTNLDGELIFENLYKWIENEDIIAIGEIGLEDLSDNEYGIFKRQLDIAEETKTNVIIHTPRKNKAEVLDEILEILPQHISPEYVVIDHINPDVVEKVIGTDYTLGLTVQPQKMDKYDAVSILDEYGFDKFLLNSDCSYKPSDPLSVPKTIRELKKQGFNQKDIDKIAFGNARKFFRF from the coding sequence ATGATAGACACACATATACATGGGGATTCAAGAAACGGTGAAGATTTTGATAAGATGTATTTATCTGGCATAGACGTTGCAGTAGCATGTGCCTATTACCCGTACAATCAATATGATGATGCGATTCTTTTAAATCATTTGATGAGAATTCTGAACTATGACACGAAAAGGGCAGCCGAATACGGACTCGATTTAAAAGTGGCCTTAGGCATTCATCCAACCAATACAAATCTTGACGGTGAATTGATATTTGAAAATCTCTACAAATGGATAGAAAACGAAGATATAATAGCCATTGGTGAAATCGGCCTTGAAGACTTGAGCGATAACGAATACGGGATTTTCAAAAGGCAGCTGGATATAGCTGAAGAGACAAAAACCAATGTCATCATCCACACCCCAAGGAAAAACAAGGCTGAAGTCCTTGATGAGATACTGGAGATACTGCCCCAGCACATTTCACCGGAATATGTTGTCATTGACCACATCAATCCGGATGTCGTTGAAAAGGTGATTGGAACAGATTATACCTTAGGCCTGACGGTTCAGCCACAGAAAATGGATAAATATGATGCCGTTTCAATTCTGGATGAATACGGATTTGATAAATTTCTATTAAACAGTGACTGCAGCTACAAGCCATCAGATCCGCTGTCCGTTCCCAAAACGATTCGCGAACTTAAAAAGCAGGGCTTCAATCAGAAGGATATCGATAAAATTGCCTTTGGAAATGCTCGAAAGTTCTTCAGGTTCTGA
- a CDS encoding cell division protein SepF — MTFMDTVKKSLGFEIDEQASRQQPRSTAQRPRSPKTVSPRQNPSYGAKPRPRPDFDDIETIIPETPFYEIVLIRPKTIDDVNYVVDQVIEERNPVILDLSFLESESPANFKLAGEKIKQMRARYGAQALLLSRTSEKNLIIIAPKKVKLIKKG; from the coding sequence ATGACTTTTATGGATACGGTTAAAAAAAGTTTGGGATTTGAAATAGACGAACAAGCATCCAGACAACAACCTAGAAGTACTGCTCAAAGGCCTCGTTCTCCTAAAACTGTTAGTCCTAGACAAAATCCTAGTTATGGCGCTAAACCTCGTCCTAGACCGGATTTTGATGATATTGAAACAATTATTCCGGAAACCCCTTTCTATGAAATTGTTTTAATCAGGCCAAAAACTATTGATGACGTTAATTATGTTGTTGATCAGGTAATTGAAGAGAGAAATCCCGTTATTTTGGATTTGTCTTTTCTTGAAAGTGAAAGTCCGGCCAATTTCAAGCTGGCTGGTGAAAAGATTAAACAGATGAGAGCACGTTACGGCGCTCAGGCATTATTGCTTTCACGTACGAGCGAGAAAAACTTAATTATCATTGCTCCTAAGAAAGTAAAGTTAATTAAGAAAGGTTAA
- a CDS encoding DUF1611 domain-containing protein — MYSVNSVKEIQDLNPFIVVGCGGGGEKFSNLEGVEAVGFIDDDERKQGKQFCGHIISDSLDKCLAQTSAKSLVIMLPIGAEGTALKYAVQAIDSGLNVVTSFRSLSVTDNPSLIKFAENKNVVIKEISPRLDVVEKFAGIAPEKSCEILPKISYTPRAPVIFVGGTSQECGKRTTTKKLGIAAMERGLTPAIISTDEMGLEEPTDFNFRAGSLSAMDVPAAILAAIKYVEEEKSPDIIFIEGQSSLTEKGNPHPRGLSAAILIGAAPDAVIVGHRPNHPYREPRGIDEEIKAIESLEPTKVVGLSINLRNAELDVDVDYFESQFDLPVEDVYTNGASKLLDAILDYLEE, encoded by the coding sequence TTGTATTCAGTAAATTCAGTTAAGGAAATTCAGGATTTAAATCCCTTCATAGTTGTCGGTTGTGGAGGCGGAGGAGAGAAATTCTCCAATCTTGAAGGAGTTGAAGCAGTTGGATTCATTGACGATGACGAAAGAAAGCAGGGAAAACAGTTTTGCGGACATATAATTTCCGATAGTCTGGATAAGTGTTTGGCACAGACTTCTGCAAAGTCCCTGGTGATAATGCTGCCTATCGGTGCTGAGGGAACAGCTTTGAAATATGCTGTTCAGGCCATTGATTCCGGTTTGAATGTCGTTACATCATTCCGCTCCCTGTCTGTTACAGATAACCCTTCTTTGATAAAATTTGCTGAAAACAAGAATGTCGTTATTAAAGAAATCAGTCCAAGACTTGATGTCGTCGAGAAATTTGCAGGCATAGCTCCTGAAAAGTCCTGTGAAATTTTACCTAAGATTTCCTACACTCCAAGGGCTCCTGTTATTTTCGTTGGAGGAACTTCCCAGGAATGCGGTAAAAGAACGACCACCAAGAAATTGGGCATTGCTGCAATGGAACGTGGATTAACTCCTGCAATCATCTCCACTGATGAAATGGGTCTTGAAGAGCCTACTGACTTTAATTTCAGGGCAGGAAGTTTATCTGCAATGGATGTCCCTGCAGCTATCCTGGCAGCCATCAAATATGTTGAAGAGGAAAAAAGCCCGGATATTATCTTTATTGAAGGTCAATCCAGTTTAACCGAGAAAGGAAACCCTCATCCAAGAGGCCTGTCCGCAGCCATTCTAATCGGTGCTGCTCCTGATGCGGTTATTGTTGGACACAGACCAAATCATCCATACAGGGAACCTAGAGGAATAGATGAAGAAATCAAAGCTATTGAATCTCTTGAACCGACCAAAGTCGTTGGTTTATCAATCAATTTAAGAAATGCTGAATTGGATGTTGACGTTGATTACTTCGAATCCCAATTTGATTTGCCTGTTGAAGATGTTTACACTAATGGAGCTTCAAAATTATTAGACGCAATTTTAGATTATTTAGAGGAGTAA
- a CDS encoding 3H domain-containing protein, whose amino-acid sequence MRKPYVILIGSASGIGKSTIASELAKQLNIKHLIESDFIRAVVRGIIGKEYAPALHSSSYDAYKNLRNKANYSSYEELVSAGFDEHASYVIPGLEKIIQRAITDFDDIIIEGVHLVPGLIDVEQFKDFAEIYFFVLSSDEESHKERFVKRAIQIHRGGKQLDFFTENRIIHNHLLHQAEKNNVAIIKTETIEKSLEQILTIINKSCTTIKLTNSVEELKDVVDIIINDNNGKIERITYSLKGFKDPLIRDVNVSDSDSANRFIENIEKNESVKEDLNNLYSLSKYRELLICAANSETIEKIEKELKEKGFVYNE is encoded by the coding sequence ATGAGAAAACCTTATGTTATATTAATTGGAAGTGCATCAGGCATTGGAAAATCAACGATTGCATCTGAACTAGCTAAACAATTGAATATAAAGCATTTAATAGAAAGTGACTTCATTAGAGCGGTAGTGCGGGGCATAATTGGAAAAGAATATGCGCCGGCATTGCACAGTTCATCTTATGATGCCTACAAAAACCTGAGAAACAAGGCCAATTACTCAAGCTATGAGGAACTGGTTTCAGCAGGATTTGACGAGCACGCCTCCTATGTGATCCCAGGTCTTGAAAAGATAATTCAAAGGGCCATTACTGATTTTGACGACATAATCATCGAAGGAGTTCATCTGGTTCCCGGACTGATAGACGTTGAACAGTTCAAGGATTTTGCCGAAATATACTTCTTTGTTCTAAGCTCAGACGAGGAATCACACAAGGAACGCTTCGTAAAAAGAGCTATACAAATTCACAGAGGCGGAAAACAGCTTGATTTCTTTACCGAAAACAGGATAATCCACAATCACCTTTTGCATCAGGCTGAAAAGAACAACGTTGCAATAATCAAAACCGAAACCATTGAAAAGAGCCTTGAACAGATACTGACGATTATCAACAAGTCATGCACAACCATTAAATTAACCAACAGCGTTGAGGAACTGAAGGATGTCGTTGACATAATCATAAACGACAACAACGGAAAGATTGAAAGGATTACGTACAGTCTGAAGGGATTCAAGGATCCTCTCATCAGGGACGTTAACGTTTCCGATTCAGATTCCGCCAACAGGTTTATTGAAAACATCGAGAAAAATGAAAGCGTGAAAGAGGATTTGAATAATCTTTACAGCCTCTCAAAATACAGGGAACTGTTAATATGCGCTGCAAACAGCGAAACCATTGAAAAGATTGAAAAAGAGTTAAAAGAGAAAGGATTTGTTTACAATGAGTGA
- a CDS encoding ZPR1 zinc finger domain-containing protein produces MSEEETTNINESIIKCPACGIEGIAKSIMKEIEIPHFGNVLETTILCENCGFKHSDIISLEQNDPARYTLEICKDTLSTRVVRSQSATVSIPEIGVKVEPGPKSEGYVTNVEGILTRFEGAVKTALKMFEDAQSQKNAKATLAEIQELIKGNGTATLIIDDPFGQSNIVSDDVIISEIPSEELKDLKTGFSHIEDRS; encoded by the coding sequence ATGAGTGAAGAGGAAACCACCAATATTAATGAAAGCATTATCAAATGCCCCGCATGCGGCATTGAAGGCATTGCAAAATCAATAATGAAGGAAATTGAAATTCCACACTTCGGTAATGTTTTGGAAACCACAATCCTGTGTGAAAACTGCGGCTTTAAGCACAGCGACATCATTTCACTTGAACAAAACGATCCGGCCAGATACACACTGGAAATCTGTAAGGATACATTGTCCACAAGAGTAGTGCGTTCACAGTCCGCTACGGTTAGCATTCCCGAAATCGGAGTTAAAGTCGAACCTGGCCCAAAGTCAGAAGGCTACGTAACCAACGTCGAGGGGATTCTAACCAGATTTGAAGGTGCCGTAAAAACTGCTCTGAAAATGTTTGAAGATGCGCAATCACAAAAGAACGCCAAAGCCACATTAGCTGAAATTCAGGAGTTAATTAAGGGCAACGGAACGGCCACATTAATAATTGATGATCCTTTCGGCCAGAGCAATATCGTAAGTGATGATGTAATAATATCTGAAATTCCCTCAGAGGAACTGAAAGATTTGAAAACCGGATTTTCCCATATAGAGGACAGATCCTAA